In Rhodohalobacter barkolensis, the following proteins share a genomic window:
- the ftsY gene encoding signal recognition particle-docking protein FtsY, protein MSWLNKLGLKKKEKLEQGVEKSRDGLLSKIGKSIAGKDTVDAATLDDLEDALITSDVGVKTTVEIIDRIEERVAKDKFITQNELQELMRDEIVALLKDNNPDQPAEFDADFPHKPHIVLVVGVNGVGKTTSIGKLAHLYKMAGKSVVLGAADTFRAAAVDQLKIWSERAGVSIIQQGQNADPAAVAYDTVASAKAKGADIALVDTAGRLHNKKSLMEELGKIKRVMGKVVDGAPHEILLVLDASTGQNAMQQAKAFTDVVDVTGLILTKLDGTAKGGIVIGVSNELNVPVKYIGVGEQIEDLQVFDRVAFVNALFGLN, encoded by the coding sequence ATGAGTTGGTTAAATAAACTAGGTTTAAAGAAAAAAGAGAAACTCGAACAAGGTGTAGAAAAAAGCCGTGATGGGTTGCTTTCAAAAATCGGCAAAAGTATTGCCGGTAAAGATACTGTAGATGCAGCAACACTCGATGATCTCGAAGACGCGCTGATCACATCTGACGTGGGTGTTAAAACCACTGTTGAAATCATCGACCGGATTGAAGAGAGAGTAGCCAAGGATAAGTTTATTACACAAAATGAACTTCAGGAGTTAATGCGAGATGAGATCGTGGCGCTGCTGAAGGATAACAACCCGGATCAGCCGGCAGAATTTGACGCTGATTTTCCACACAAACCACATATTGTATTGGTTGTGGGAGTTAATGGTGTAGGAAAAACAACTTCTATTGGCAAATTGGCTCACCTTTATAAAATGGCCGGGAAAAGTGTGGTTTTAGGGGCGGCAGATACATTTCGAGCTGCTGCAGTAGATCAGCTTAAAATATGGAGTGAAAGAGCGGGAGTCTCAATTATTCAGCAGGGACAAAATGCCGATCCTGCAGCTGTAGCCTACGATACGGTTGCGTCGGCAAAAGCCAAAGGCGCAGACATTGCCCTTGTTGATACCGCCGGCCGGCTTCATAATAAAAAATCACTTATGGAAGAGCTGGGAAAGATCAAGAGAGTTATGGGAAAAGTTGTGGATGGAGCTCCTCACGAAATATTATTGGTTTTGGATGCCTCAACCGGGCAGAACGCTATGCAGCAGGCAAAAGCATTCACGGATGTTGTTGATGTAACCGGGCTTATCCTTACTAAACTGGATGGCACGGCAAAAGGGGGAATTGTAATTGGTGTTTCGAATGAGCTGAATGTACCCGTAAAATATATTGGTGTAGGCGAACAAATAGAGGATTTACAGGTGTTTGACCGCGTAGCATTTGTTAATGCACTGTTTGGATTGAATTAA
- a CDS encoding CHAT domain-containing protein, with protein MKKAQFENLAVCYKKFCSTFFAACLIILTLLVVGPAKAQSDEDLREKLNEAIRLYQVGEHSESRAIFDEITPAICDQANLYAECADAYLYQSYFYRNNREFEEARNLIKKANNVVLEHGGEEDSKMTDVYVQYTYLEESKSNLTEALEWSEKAVNSAMKYPDQKLAVSQAFTSRGYVEDTMGNYEDAVASYLVAVEALKQSEKSFRIIRALSMTHNNMGISYRKLGMYDEALEHYQFALDSAIEAYGESHTEIALIYNGFGTFYYSIGDLGTAAEYFRQAASIFKEVEGENSNRLAIIYNNIGLINIEMDNLDTALHYLELAQRIKENIYGTEHLDTAIGYHNLASNYLRNEEYDRAEENYFLSLQIRQNIYGDDHPNLILPYTNIANLYIQTERYVEAREVLNKALDIGLDRLGERHPNVFSIYSQLGDVLKEEEKLDEAGEFYHQTLSILIGEPYQPMITKIDVSSVSYPVRLIETAKSLGELNVQQYRETGVRDNLYEALRMFKVSSSGIDLMQTQYQSESSKLMLIENHYSIYSGAVDIYYELYSETGEEVWLRELFEFAEKGRARIALDLLQNVQARNFGGVPDDVLATERDLNEKVTSYFQNLNVEQEKGLEADSGLIRMYEDSLFHTRRELVNFTRSLEEGYPSYYALKYDRNTATVEDLQKALIQDESALYYIFGKDDVYGIVVNKESIEIEKTAAVEEVERDVKFLTNSVVENDNDEYFNSAFNLYSSLVEPLIPHISGSSLIILPDQGLHYLPFELLIEEPANGKQFHQLSYLVKRFKIQYASSGTVFLSMQRQKPENPRNLLAFAPFNDSASFDDGSDMESNTERYLDDLSPLPLTAYETNQISELFRERRSFMDYIFPEKANVYQSDEATKKRLHQVELQEYNFLHFATHAFVNESNPDLSGIVLRGDDREDGMLYVSDIYNLQMNADLVVLGACETGLGPVRRGEGMIGFTRAFTYAGASNLVVSMWRVSDQPTALLMIDFYKNIRQGMQYGDALQKAKLKMIENPETAHPINWAAFILNGR; from the coding sequence ATGAAAAAAGCTCAATTTGAAAATTTGGCTGTATGTTATAAAAAGTTCTGCTCTACTTTTTTTGCAGCCTGTTTGATCATACTTACTCTTCTCGTAGTCGGGCCGGCTAAGGCTCAGTCGGATGAAGACCTTAGAGAAAAACTTAACGAGGCTATCCGATTATATCAGGTTGGAGAGCATTCTGAGTCGCGTGCAATATTTGATGAAATAACACCTGCAATTTGTGATCAGGCTAATCTTTATGCAGAGTGCGCCGATGCCTATCTGTACCAATCCTATTTTTACAGGAACAACCGTGAATTTGAAGAAGCTCGCAACTTAATTAAAAAAGCGAACAACGTTGTACTGGAGCACGGAGGGGAAGAAGATTCCAAAATGACAGATGTGTATGTACAATACACTTACCTGGAGGAATCCAAATCAAATCTTACGGAAGCCCTTGAGTGGAGTGAGAAAGCGGTTAATTCAGCTATGAAATACCCTGATCAGAAGTTGGCTGTTTCTCAGGCATTTACCAGCCGCGGATATGTCGAGGACACGATGGGTAATTATGAAGATGCAGTTGCGAGTTACCTGGTGGCCGTGGAAGCTTTAAAACAGAGTGAAAAAAGCTTTAGGATAATTCGAGCGCTCTCTATGACTCATAATAATATGGGGATCTCCTATCGAAAGCTGGGAATGTATGATGAAGCTTTGGAACACTACCAGTTTGCTTTGGATTCAGCGATTGAAGCCTATGGAGAAAGTCATACCGAAATTGCATTGATCTACAATGGGTTTGGAACATTTTACTATTCCATTGGTGATTTAGGTACTGCGGCGGAGTATTTCAGACAAGCGGCTTCGATATTTAAAGAAGTAGAGGGCGAAAATTCCAATCGGCTTGCGATCATCTACAATAATATTGGATTGATCAATATTGAGATGGATAACCTCGACACTGCCCTGCACTATTTGGAGCTGGCCCAGAGAATTAAGGAAAATATTTACGGAACCGAGCATCTCGATACGGCCATAGGTTATCATAATCTGGCGTCAAACTATTTAAGAAATGAGGAGTATGACCGGGCAGAGGAAAATTACTTTTTATCACTGCAGATCAGACAGAATATTTACGGAGATGATCATCCAAATTTAATCCTGCCTTATACAAATATTGCAAATTTGTACATACAAACTGAGCGGTATGTTGAAGCAAGAGAGGTGCTCAATAAAGCATTGGATATAGGGCTGGATCGTCTTGGTGAAAGGCATCCAAATGTATTCAGTATATATTCACAACTCGGTGATGTGCTGAAAGAGGAAGAAAAACTGGATGAAGCCGGCGAGTTTTACCATCAAACGCTTTCCATTTTAATCGGGGAGCCGTACCAACCGATGATTACCAAAATTGATGTGAGCAGTGTGAGCTACCCGGTTCGTTTAATCGAAACAGCTAAATCACTTGGGGAACTGAATGTTCAACAATACCGAGAAACCGGAGTTCGGGATAATCTGTATGAAGCACTTCGCATGTTTAAAGTGTCATCCTCGGGAATTGACTTGATGCAAACGCAGTATCAAAGTGAATCGTCTAAACTCATGTTGATTGAAAATCACTATTCAATCTACTCGGGAGCTGTGGATATTTATTATGAACTTTATTCCGAAACCGGTGAAGAAGTCTGGCTGAGGGAGCTGTTTGAGTTTGCAGAAAAAGGTCGGGCACGAATTGCCCTCGACCTCCTGCAAAATGTACAAGCAAGGAATTTCGGCGGTGTTCCGGACGACGTACTGGCTACAGAGAGAGATTTAAATGAAAAAGTAACAAGCTATTTCCAAAATCTTAATGTAGAGCAGGAGAAAGGGCTGGAAGCCGATAGTGGTTTGATCAGAATGTATGAGGATTCGCTATTTCACACACGCAGAGAATTGGTCAATTTTACTCGCTCCCTTGAAGAGGGGTATCCATCCTATTACGCACTAAAGTATGACCGGAATACAGCCACGGTTGAGGATCTGCAAAAAGCATTAATTCAGGATGAATCGGCACTGTACTATATTTTTGGAAAGGACGATGTATACGGCATTGTTGTGAATAAAGAGAGTATTGAAATTGAAAAAACTGCAGCTGTTGAAGAGGTAGAAAGGGACGTTAAATTTTTAACAAATAGTGTGGTTGAAAATGATAATGATGAATATTTCAATTCAGCCTTTAATTTATACTCATCACTGGTTGAACCGCTGATACCGCATATTTCAGGAAGCTCTCTGATTATTTTACCGGACCAGGGCTTGCACTATCTGCCGTTCGAACTATTGATTGAAGAACCGGCAAACGGGAAACAGTTTCATCAGCTATCCTATTTGGTGAAAAGGTTTAAAATACAATATGCATCATCGGGCACGGTTTTCTTATCTATGCAGCGACAAAAACCTGAAAATCCGAGAAATTTACTGGCCTTTGCTCCTTTTAATGATTCTGCGAGTTTTGATGACGGCAGCGATATGGAATCAAATACAGAGCGATACCTGGATGACCTTTCTCCTCTGCCTTTAACAGCTTACGAAACCAATCAGATTTCAGAACTTTTCAGAGAACGAAGATCTTTTATGGACTATATCTTTCCTGAAAAAGCCAACGTGTATCAAAGTGACGAAGCCACAAAGAAAAGGCTACATCAGGTTGAGTTGCAGGAGTATAATTTCCTTCATTTTGCAACCCACGCATTTGTAAATGAATCCAACCCCGATCTGTCCGGTATTGTTCTGCGCGGAGATGACCGGGAAGATGGCATGTTATATGTGAGTGATATCTATAACCTGCAGATGAATGCCGATTTGGTAGTATTGGGAGCTTGTGAGACCGGACTGGGGCCTGTGCGCCGAGGGGAAGGAATGATAGGTTTCACCCGGGCTTTTACCTATGCCGGAGCTTCTAATCTGGTGGTTTCTATGTGGCGGGTAAGCGATCAACCCACAGCTCTTTTGATGATCGACTTTTACAAAAATATCCGGCAGGGAATGCAGTACGGAGATGCTCTTCAAAAAGCGAAATTAAAAATGATTGAAAACCCGGAAACGGCTCACCCAATTAACTGGGCTGCTTTTATATTAAATGGAAGGTAA
- a CDS encoding NUDIX domain-containing protein: MKKKKMQDQPSDESKLFEETITSSHVFDGTLLQVYVDEVKLPDGSTSTRDWIKHPGASAVVPVFEDGTIMLLKQFRYPAQKLFIEVPAGKIDPGETPLTTARRELEEESGLSCKNLEKVGSLYPAIGYADEEIFVYVGWGLQETGKQTDHDEFLINYRIPFSKALQMIEDGEIKDGKTISAITQTYLWWKRNEPFPINFKC; encoded by the coding sequence ATGAAAAAGAAGAAAATGCAGGACCAACCGTCAGATGAAAGCAAGCTTTTTGAAGAAACGATCACTTCCAGCCATGTATTCGACGGCACGCTTCTTCAAGTATATGTAGACGAGGTAAAACTCCCCGATGGCAGTACGTCTACGCGCGATTGGATTAAACACCCCGGAGCGAGCGCCGTTGTTCCGGTGTTTGAAGATGGTACCATCATGCTTCTTAAGCAGTTTAGATATCCGGCACAAAAACTTTTCATCGAAGTTCCTGCAGGAAAAATTGATCCGGGTGAAACCCCGCTTACCACGGCAAGACGTGAGTTAGAGGAGGAGAGCGGACTCTCCTGTAAAAATCTGGAAAAAGTCGGATCTCTCTATCCCGCTATCGGTTATGCTGATGAAGAAATTTTTGTCTACGTTGGATGGGGACTGCAGGAAACGGGAAAACAGACTGATCATGATGAATTTCTTATCAACTACCGAATTCCCTTTTCCAAAGCTCTGCAGATGATTGAAGATGGCGAGATTAAAGATGGCAAAACAATAAGTGCCATCACTCAAACCTACTTATGGTGGAAAAGAAATGAGCCCTTTCCGATCAACTTTAAATGTTAA
- a CDS encoding M28 family peptidase yields MKKLLLPVLILFAGCATQNSLQEITSTEQLTEYRSQITPQFLQQHLEVLAHDSLEGRATGLEGQKVAAQYLADYYNELGFTPMGDDNSFFQSYRLNAEYTDSLVYRTYQISGSDTTAVNHSIESPELTGNFVRMFGGTVPLEGDVVFAGFGVNDSERGVQHLEGEDIQGNWVMIFEDIPYVVDGDTLVNPNITSNSRLRNLLGEMDAAGILLISDYDRDEFQDLAEMSSEMMNQPSNISLAYLEQNSEPGFPKGFLQISPEMAATYLGLSSADEVADKKQELIDEITSFSPRKTGYYLDYVPYDGPGHMDAENVIAYFEGADPELKDEVVVLMAHYDHVGIGAPDESGDGLYNGADDNGSGTTSLMSIANALNEAQKNGYKTKRSVLFLHVSGEENGLLGSRYYSDHPVIPIEQTVTNFNADMIGRSDPENIQKGDTDYVYLIGGEIISSELDSLVQTANSNSVNLRLDRKYNDLQDSNQFYRRSDHWNFGRLGVPFVFFFTGVHEDYHRPSDTVDKIDFEKLSRVSQLIYTSTIKVANYDGRPTIDNQEFIEITRQLPR; encoded by the coding sequence ATGAAAAAATTACTACTACCTGTTTTAATCCTGTTTGCAGGATGTGCCACTCAAAATTCACTTCAGGAAATTACATCCACTGAACAGTTGACGGAGTACCGATCCCAAATAACTCCTCAATTTTTACAGCAACACCTTGAAGTGCTCGCACACGATTCACTTGAGGGACGAGCAACCGGTTTAGAGGGTCAAAAAGTCGCTGCGCAATATCTTGCCGATTATTACAATGAATTGGGATTTACTCCAATGGGAGATGACAACTCCTTTTTTCAATCCTACAGATTAAACGCCGAATACACAGACAGTTTGGTTTACCGTACGTATCAGATATCCGGTTCTGATACTACAGCCGTTAACCACAGTATTGAATCACCGGAATTGACCGGGAATTTCGTTCGTATGTTTGGCGGAACAGTCCCTTTAGAGGGAGATGTTGTGTTTGCCGGATTCGGTGTTAACGACAGTGAGAGAGGAGTTCAACACTTGGAAGGCGAGGACATTCAGGGTAATTGGGTAATGATATTTGAAGATATTCCATATGTAGTTGACGGTGATACCCTGGTCAATCCAAATATTACAAGCAACAGCCGGTTGCGTAATTTATTGGGAGAAATGGATGCCGCCGGAATTTTGCTGATATCAGATTATGACAGAGATGAGTTTCAAGACCTGGCAGAGATGAGTTCTGAAATGATGAACCAGCCATCAAACATCAGCCTTGCCTATCTCGAACAAAACAGTGAGCCCGGATTCCCAAAAGGGTTTCTGCAAATTAGCCCGGAAATGGCTGCAACATATCTGGGTCTCTCATCAGCCGATGAAGTAGCTGACAAAAAACAGGAACTGATTGATGAGATTACATCTTTTTCACCGCGTAAAACCGGTTATTATCTGGATTATGTTCCCTATGACGGACCGGGACACATGGATGCGGAGAACGTGATCGCATATTTTGAAGGTGCCGATCCGGAACTGAAGGATGAGGTTGTGGTACTGATGGCGCATTACGATCATGTTGGAATTGGAGCACCGGATGAGTCAGGAGATGGTCTCTACAATGGAGCCGATGATAACGGAAGCGGTACAACTTCCCTGATGTCCATTGCAAATGCTTTAAATGAAGCTCAAAAGAATGGTTATAAAACAAAAAGAAGCGTCCTGTTTCTGCATGTGAGCGGTGAGGAAAATGGACTGCTCGGGTCACGCTACTATTCCGATCACCCGGTAATCCCGATTGAACAGACGGTAACCAACTTTAATGCAGACATGATTGGCCGGAGTGACCCCGAAAATATTCAAAAAGGTGATACCGATTATGTCTACCTGATTGGAGGGGAAATAATCTCATCAGAACTGGACAGTCTGGTTCAAACCGCCAACAGCAATTCTGTGAATTTAAGGCTTGATCGAAAATACAACGACCTTCAGGATTCAAATCAGTTTTATCGCAGAAGTGATCATTGGAATTTTGGTCGTCTCGGTGTGCCCTTTGTCTTCTTTTTTACCGGAGTACATGAAGACTATCACAGACCTTCCGATACGGTTGATAAGATTGATTTTGAAAAACTCTCCAGAGTTAGCCAGCTGATCTACACATCAACGATTAAAGTTGCTAATTACGATGGAAGGCCAACAATTGACAACCAGGAGTTTATTGAAATTACCCGTCAGCTCCCCAGGTAG
- a CDS encoding helix-turn-helix domain-containing protein, whose translation MPKKIGSLTLYSVDDLHEMLGVSKMTIRAYLREGRLKGRKLGVQWYVTEEAIRSYFDVDETEQKPKPKPGKRSYKYVVQGVNDLVSETEECSTIAETLDCLNSQAIISLFQVEIRDQSTGEMIELVKARDFIDRHSNK comes from the coding sequence ATGCCTAAAAAAATTGGTTCTCTAACGCTCTATTCTGTAGATGATCTGCACGAGATGCTTGGAGTAAGTAAAATGACAATTCGGGCGTACCTTCGTGAAGGAAGGCTGAAGGGAAGAAAACTCGGTGTGCAGTGGTATGTAACTGAAGAAGCGATCCGGAGTTATTTTGATGTAGATGAAACGGAACAGAAACCGAAGCCCAAACCCGGGAAAAGATCATACAAATATGTGGTTCAGGGTGTGAACGATTTGGTAAGTGAAACGGAAGAGTGCTCTACAATTGCTGAAACACTGGACTGCCTCAACAGTCAGGCGATCATCAGCCTGTTTCAGGTTGAGATCAGAGACCAGAGTACAGGTGAAATGATTGAGTTGGTAAAAGCCAGAGATTTTATAGACAGACATTCAAACAAATGA
- a CDS encoding CDP-alcohol phosphatidyltransferase family protein yields the protein MRETANIDGKKVLVRDDIYTWSNLISFSRVLVVFPIIYLHMHNDYQVNSFIWGLILYGAFSDYLDGLVARWRNEISELGKSLDPIADKLAAFFLFIYTVWLGWIPLWYFVLGVMRDTLIMAGSAHIKKERGKVAMSIMSGKVTVNFMAFYWISVFFFPGAENVHIFFMVSSAVMMIVSFVEYKQRYHKIINGADFN from the coding sequence ATGAGAGAAACCGCTAACATAGATGGTAAAAAGGTATTGGTTAGAGACGACATTTACACATGGTCTAATCTGATCTCTTTTTCCCGCGTTCTTGTGGTTTTTCCGATTATATATCTCCACATGCACAACGACTACCAGGTCAATTCCTTTATTTGGGGATTGATACTGTATGGAGCCTTTTCTGATTATCTGGACGGTTTGGTTGCGCGATGGAGAAATGAAATTTCTGAACTTGGGAAATCACTCGACCCGATTGCAGATAAACTCGCGGCATTTTTTCTGTTTATCTACACGGTGTGGTTGGGATGGATTCCACTGTGGTACTTTGTGTTAGGTGTGATGAGGGATACACTGATTATGGCGGGATCAGCCCACATTAAAAAAGAGCGTGGCAAGGTTGCTATGTCGATTATGTCGGGTAAGGTAACGGTCAATTTTATGGCTTTTTACTGGATCTCCGTGTTTTTCTTTCCCGGCGCAGAAAACGTTCACATATTTTTTATGGTTTCATCAGCGGTGATGATGATTGTGTCGTTTGTTGAATATAAACAGCGATATCATAAAATTATCAATGGCGCAGATTTTAATTAA
- a CDS encoding segregation and condensation protein A, whose product MYRVQLKNFEGPLDLLLFFIRRDELNIYDIPIYHITHEFLDYIRLMEELDLDVASEFIYMASMLMSIKAKMMLPRDPNDEDELDEDDPRYELVQKLLEYKRYKEMAEKLTIIDEETQKKYFRGYLEEDEVEKQATGEALKDVTLFDLMAAFRKVLADIKRQNVYHKVEKVQMTVEQQAEYVLTRLQDKGRTSFYDFCMELKTRTSIVVTFLAVLEMLKEQQINLFIEENDPTNFYIDLKPVDEIIGDSDPSKTFKSEFS is encoded by the coding sequence ATGTACAGAGTTCAGCTAAAAAATTTCGAAGGCCCGTTAGATCTGCTCCTTTTCTTTATCAGAAGAGATGAGCTTAATATCTACGACATACCCATCTATCACATCACACACGAGTTTCTCGATTATATCCGCTTGATGGAAGAACTGGATCTCGATGTAGCCAGCGAGTTCATCTACATGGCCAGTATGCTGATGTCGATCAAAGCGAAAATGATGCTGCCTCGCGATCCCAATGACGAGGATGAGCTCGATGAAGATGATCCGCGTTACGAACTGGTTCAGAAGCTGCTCGAGTACAAACGGTATAAAGAGATGGCAGAAAAGCTGACCATCATTGATGAAGAGACTCAAAAGAAATACTTCCGCGGTTATCTTGAAGAAGATGAGGTGGAAAAGCAGGCAACCGGCGAAGCCCTAAAGGATGTGACACTCTTTGACCTAATGGCTGCCTTCAGAAAAGTTCTTGCCGACATTAAGCGCCAAAATGTATACCATAAGGTAGAGAAAGTTCAAATGACGGTTGAACAGCAGGCAGAATATGTTTTAACCCGTCTGCAGGACAAAGGCAGAACATCTTTTTATGATTTCTGTATGGAGTTGAAGACAAGAACGTCCATTGTTGTCACGTTCTTGGCTGTACTTGAGATGTTAAAAGAACAACAAATCAATCTATTTATCGAGGAGAACGATCCCACCAACTTCTACATCGACCTGAAACCTGTTGATGAAATTATTGGCGATTCCGATCCCAGCAAAACATTTAAGTCTGAATTCTCATGA